One part of the Moraxella sp. FZFQ2102 genome encodes these proteins:
- the pstA gene encoding phosphate ABC transporter permease PstA gives MTQSTAITSRIHLPKYQRRKATNRIAMTATILSVIFGLFWLVWILITLFGHGLSGMMSMPIFTMDTPAPMTDGGLRNAIVGSALLSFFGLLIGTPIGILTGVYLAEIDQKSWLSRSTRFMTDVLLSAPSIVIGLFVFALMVHGRGFSGWAGVVALAIIVIPVVIRTTENMLMLIPNHLREAGYALGAPKYKLIGKVTLKSAQAGIITGVLLAFARIAGETAPLLFTALNNQYFSTDMSQAIGNLPNTIYQFAMSPYDNWHALAWAAALLITFAVLTLNVIARIISARAEK, from the coding sequence ATGACGCAAAGCACTGCCATCACAAGCCGCATTCATCTACCGAAGTACCAACGCCGCAAAGCCACGAACCGCATCGCCATGACCGCGACCATCTTGTCTGTCATCTTTGGTTTGTTTTGGTTGGTGTGGATTTTGATCACTTTATTTGGTCATGGCTTATCAGGCATGATGTCGATGCCGATTTTCACCATGGACACGCCTGCACCAATGACAGACGGCGGTCTGCGTAATGCCATTGTCGGCTCAGCATTGCTGTCGTTTTTTGGTTTGCTGATCGGTACACCGATTGGTATTTTGACAGGCGTGTATTTGGCTGAGATCGACCAAAAAAGCTGGCTGTCTCGTTCTACGCGCTTTATGACTGATGTACTATTGTCCGCGCCATCAATTGTCATTGGTTTGTTCGTGTTTGCCTTGATGGTGCATGGTCGCGGCTTTTCGGGCTGGGCAGGCGTTGTCGCACTTGCGATCATCGTCATTCCTGTGGTCATTCGCACCACCGAAAACATGCTGATGCTGATCCCGAACCACTTGCGCGAAGCAGGCTATGCCCTGGGCGCACCAAAATACAAACTCATCGGTAAAGTCACCCTAAAATCAGCGCAAGCAGGCATCATCACAGGTGTGCTACTTGCCTTTGCTCGCATTGCAGGCGAAACCGCGCCATTATTGTTCACCGCCTTGAATAACCAATATTTCAGCACCGATATGTCGCAAGCCATCGGTAACTTGCCAAATACCATTTACCAATTCGCCATGAGTCCGTATGACAACTGGCACGCCCTAGCGTGGGCGGCGGCACTACTGATCACCTTTGCGGTACTGACGCTCAATGTCATCGCGCGCATCATCTCAGCACGCGCCGAGAAATGA
- a CDS encoding M48 family metallopeptidase, which yields MRTLKKHMIATALIATSATAVVGCSSSTQSGVVGADRKQLLLVSSDQIMQATSQMYAETISEARQKGTLDVDAAQVRRLKNISNRLIPQTSIYRPDAVNWRWQVHSIKSNEVNAYVMPGGKIVFYSGIIDKLNLTDDEIAAIMGHEMAHALREHSREKMSRQMATTGVLGIAASALGLSSGQQQLVGLAQQLGLDLPHSRTQEAEADKIGLELMARAGYNPNAAVTLWQKMNAANQSAPPQFLSTHPSSGTRIKNMQALIPTVMPLYQAAKR from the coding sequence ATGCGCACACTAAAAAAACACATGATCGCAACGGCACTGATCGCCACCAGTGCCACAGCAGTCGTGGGCTGCAGTAGCTCGACACAGTCAGGGGTGGTTGGTGCTGATCGTAAGCAGCTGTTATTGGTATCGAGCGATCAGATCATGCAAGCGACCAGTCAGATGTATGCTGAGACCATCAGCGAAGCTCGCCAAAAAGGCACGCTCGATGTCGATGCTGCCCAAGTGCGCCGCCTAAAAAATATCTCCAATCGTCTGATTCCACAGACGAGCATCTATCGTCCTGATGCGGTGAATTGGCGTTGGCAAGTGCATTCGATTAAGTCAAATGAAGTCAATGCCTATGTCATGCCAGGTGGTAAGATCGTATTTTATAGTGGCATCATCGATAAGCTGAACCTGACCGATGATGAGATCGCAGCGATCATGGGGCATGAGATGGCGCACGCATTGCGCGAGCATTCGCGTGAGAAGATGAGCCGTCAGATGGCAACCACAGGTGTGCTTGGCATTGCTGCCAGTGCTTTAGGATTATCAAGCGGTCAGCAGCAGCTAGTGGGTTTGGCGCAGCAGCTTGGTTTGGATTTGCCACATTCGCGCACCCAAGAAGCTGAAGCGGATAAGATTGGTCTTGAGCTGATGGCGCGCGCAGGCTATAACCCAAATGCCGCTGTGACTTTATGGCAAAAAATGAACGCTGCCAACCAAAGTGCGCCGCCGCAGTTTTTGAGTACGCACCCAAGCAGTGGCACGCGTATCAAGAATATGCAAGCGCTGATTCCGACAGTCATGCCGCTGTACCAAGCCGCCAAGCGTTAA
- the pstS gene encoding phosphate ABC transporter substrate-binding protein PstS — protein sequence MKLSLKTLIISMATVTALAACSKPAEKQAAAADTATTTTSTADNTAASMEQVGINITGAGASFPQPIYAKWSADFKAANGGQVNYQSIGSSGGIKQIIAKTVDFGASDAPLSIEELNKEDLIQFPTVIGGVVPVVNIDGIEAGALKLDGETLANIYLGKITTWDDAAIKALNPDLNLPSDKITTVFRSDGSGTTFNFTDYLAKVSSDWQSTVGVDKSIKWPTTATGAAGKGNEGVASYVGRIKNSIGYVEYAYAKQNGMAHVSLKNAAGEFVQPSADSFAAAGDIEWNKDNGFNQVLTNSATTGAWPIAAATFILVHKTPQNPEQVANVLKFFDWAYTNGDQSAIDLDYVPFSDKAVDIFRQSWADIKDGSGNAVYQAQ from the coding sequence ATGAAATTGTCACTAAAAACCCTAATCATCAGCATGGCGACGGTCACTGCACTTGCCGCTTGTAGCAAACCTGCCGAGAAGCAAGCAGCCGCTGCAGACACCGCCACAACCACCACCAGTACCGCTGATAATACCGCTGCTAGCATGGAGCAAGTCGGCATCAACATCACAGGCGCTGGTGCTTCTTTTCCACAGCCGATTTATGCCAAATGGTCGGCTGACTTTAAAGCTGCCAATGGCGGTCAGGTCAATTACCAATCAATCGGCTCATCAGGCGGCATCAAGCAAATCATCGCCAAGACCGTCGATTTTGGCGCATCAGACGCACCGCTTAGTATTGAGGAGCTGAACAAAGAAGACCTAATCCAGTTCCCAACTGTCATCGGTGGTGTCGTTCCTGTGGTGAACATTGACGGCATCGAAGCAGGCGCACTAAAGCTTGACGGTGAGACTTTGGCAAATATCTATCTTGGCAAAATCACCACTTGGGATGATGCTGCGATCAAAGCACTAAACCCAGATTTGAACCTGCCAAGCGACAAAATCACCACCGTGTTCCGCTCAGATGGTTCAGGCACGACCTTTAACTTCACCGATTATCTTGCCAAAGTATCATCAGATTGGCAAAGCACTGTGGGTGTAGATAAATCAATCAAATGGCCAACCACTGCAACAGGCGCAGCAGGTAAAGGCAACGAAGGCGTGGCAAGCTATGTCGGCCGTATCAAAAACTCAATCGGCTATGTCGAGTACGCCTACGCTAAGCAAAATGGCATGGCGCATGTTTCGCTAAAAAATGCTGCAGGCGAATTCGTACAGCCATCAGCTGACAGCTTTGCTGCTGCAGGTGATATCGAGTGGAATAAGGACAATGGCTTTAACCAAGTCTTGACCAACTCAGCAACCACAGGCGCATGGCCAATCGCTGCAGCGACCTTCATCCTAGTACACAAAACCCCACAAAACCCTGAACAAGTGGCAAATGTACTAAAATTCTTCGACTGGGCATATACCAACGGCGACCAATCAGCCATCGATCTTGACTATGTACCATTCAGCGACAAGGCGGTAGATATCTTCCGTCAAAGCTGGGCGGACATCAAAGATGGCAGCGGCAACGCCGTCTATCAAGCGCAGTAA
- a CDS encoding BolA family transcriptional regulator, protein MTTTADALQHALQALAPTHISLENESHMHAGYFEGKESHFKLTIVSDAFTGLRLAARHQKVYAIANPFLMTNGGTVHALAIHAYTPDEWANMSAAPDSPLCASRRT, encoded by the coding sequence ATGACAACGACCGCTGACGCACTACAGCACGCATTACAAGCACTTGCACCGACGCATATCAGCCTAGAGAACGAAAGCCATATGCACGCAGGCTATTTTGAAGGTAAAGAAAGCCATTTTAAGCTGACCATCGTCAGTGATGCATTCACAGGCTTAAGATTGGCAGCACGCCACCAAAAGGTCTATGCCATCGCCAATCCATTTTTGATGACAAATGGCGGTACGGTGCACGCGCTTGCGATCCATGCTTATACGCCTGATGAGTGGGCGAATATGAGTGCCGCACCTGACAGTCCGCTGTGTGCGTCGCGTCGTACTTGA
- a CDS encoding SulP family inorganic anion transporter: MQWRSLIPTWAFDAMGDVRLAMSEVQAGVMMAILVIPQSLGYAALAGLPPIMGLYTAIVPVMVYAWINSSSTSSVGPVAITAIMTAGALSNYAGGSLQYIQLAVTLACMVGVILCLSSIMRLGWIMQFVSRGVSAGFISGAAVLIMFSQVKHLLGIPLVGDNLMTLIATGMTNTKPVHTATIIVGLGALLLLIISRYGSRIVWGWLPAKYQGFANRFFVIVLVAASIWLSHHWELGAQGVNVLSDLPTGLPSLTLPTLSISTLLELLPSALLIALVAFISSSTIASQQARLRKQPYSDNKELLGLGLANVASGLFGGFAVASGISRTGLNLSVGSKSQLSSMVCAFGVLLIVLFLGKMLVGLPYAILAAIITSSVISMVDIETLKQAWRLDKIDALCFIITFIICIVSGLNMGLVAGLLASFALMVYRTHKVHIATLGRVGDSEHFRNIERHQVTTFDGVLLLRIDESLYFGNAKTVHDDLLKLIESPDVRDVVLVMTAVNHIDLSAQEMLEDLNQECRQQDKCLHLAEVKGPVMDVLAGSPVMQSLSGQVFLSVNLAVQALKRS; this comes from the coding sequence ATGCAATGGCGCAGCTTGATACCGACTTGGGCTTTTGATGCAATGGGTGATGTACGCCTAGCGATGAGCGAAGTGCAAGCAGGCGTGATGATGGCGATATTGGTCATTCCGCAGAGCTTAGGTTATGCTGCATTGGCGGGCTTACCGCCGATCATGGGGCTATATACCGCCATCGTGCCTGTGATGGTCTATGCGTGGATCAACTCAAGCAGCACATCATCGGTTGGACCTGTAGCGATCACCGCGATCATGACCGCAGGTGCGCTGTCGAACTATGCTGGTGGCAGCTTGCAGTATATTCAGCTGGCGGTGACACTGGCGTGTATGGTCGGGGTGATTTTGTGCCTAAGTAGCATCATGCGCCTAGGCTGGATCATGCAGTTTGTCAGTCGCGGCGTATCGGCAGGCTTTATCAGTGGGGCGGCGGTGCTGATTATGTTCAGTCAGGTCAAGCATTTGCTTGGTATTCCACTTGTTGGTGATAATCTGATGACCTTGATTGCCACTGGCATGACCAACACCAAGCCTGTGCATACAGCGACCATCATCGTAGGATTGGGCGCATTATTGCTATTGATTATCAGCCGCTATGGTAGCCGTATTGTGTGGGGATGGCTGCCTGCTAAGTATCAAGGTTTTGCCAATCGATTTTTTGTCATCGTGCTGGTCGCAGCATCGATTTGGCTCAGTCATCATTGGGAACTTGGCGCACAAGGGGTGAATGTCCTAAGCGATCTGCCGACAGGGCTGCCCAGTCTTACCCTGCCTACTTTATCCATCTCAACTTTACTTGAGCTGTTACCATCGGCACTTTTGATCGCACTGGTGGCGTTCATCTCAAGCTCGACCATTGCAAGTCAGCAAGCGCGCCTTCGAAAACAGCCGTATAGTGACAACAAAGAGCTGCTCGGGCTTGGGCTTGCCAATGTCGCAAGCGGCTTGTTCGGTGGTTTTGCTGTGGCAAGTGGCATCTCGCGCACGGGGCTAAATCTGTCTGTCGGCTCAAAATCTCAGCTGTCATCGATGGTCTGCGCCTTTGGCGTGCTGCTGATTGTGCTGTTTTTAGGAAAGATGCTCGTTGGCTTGCCCTATGCGATCTTAGCAGCGATCATCACAAGCTCGGTGATCTCGATGGTGGATATCGAGACGCTCAAGCAAGCATGGCGACTTGATAAGATTGACGCTCTGTGTTTTATCATCACTTTTATCATCTGTATCGTCTCTGGGCTGAATATGGGCTTGGTGGCAGGTCTGCTTGCCAGTTTTGCCTTGATGGTGTATCGCACGCACAAGGTGCATATCGCCACGCTTGGGCGCGTCGGTGACAGTGAGCATTTTCGCAATATCGAGCGGCATCAGGTGACGACTTTTGATGGCGTGCTGCTTTTGCGTATTGATGAGAGCTTGTATTTTGGTAATGCTAAGACAGTGCATGATGATTTATTAAAGCTCATCGAATCACCTGATGTGCGCGATGTGGTGCTGGTGATGACCGCGGTCAATCACATTGATTTATCCGCCCAAGAGATGCTAGAAGATCTTAACCAAGAATGCCGACAGCAAGACAAATGCCTGCACTTAGCCGAAGTCAAAGGTCCTGTGATGGATGTCTTGGCAGGCAGTCCTGTGATGCAGTCGCTGTCAGGGCAGGTGTTTTTGAGTGTCAATTTGGCGGTACAGGCGCTTAAACGGTCATAA
- the pstC gene encoding phosphate ABC transporter permease subunit PstC, whose translation MISQNPTLSAKLNRQKRLDTAFVWSTRLSALLVLLTLGGIMLSLVIGALPSIQAFGLNFYTSSNWDPVAGEFGALAPIYGTLVTSIIAVVIAVPVSFGIAVFLTELCPTFLKRPLGIAIELLAGIPSIIYGMWGLFVFAPWFGETVQPWLIENLARLPIIGQMFVGAPIGIGLFTAGLVLAIMIIPFITATMRDVFLVVPNMLKESAYGMGATTWEVMTKVVLPYTKAGVVGGLILGLGRALGETMAVTFLIGNTFNINASLFTSGVSITSALANEFAEASSELHLSSLLHLGLILFVISFIVLSLSKLMLMKLDKNAGK comes from the coding sequence ATGATCAGTCAAAATCCCACACTCAGTGCCAAATTAAACCGCCAAAAACGCCTAGACACCGCCTTTGTGTGGTCCACACGCCTATCAGCTTTACTTGTGCTATTGACCTTAGGCGGCATCATGCTGTCTTTGGTCATTGGTGCACTGCCGAGTATTCAGGCATTTGGGCTAAATTTCTACACCAGCAGCAACTGGGACCCTGTGGCGGGTGAATTTGGCGCGCTGGCACCGATTTACGGTACGCTTGTCACATCAATCATCGCTGTGGTGATCGCTGTGCCGGTCAGCTTTGGGATTGCGGTATTTTTGACCGAATTATGCCCAACTTTTTTAAAACGGCCGCTTGGCATCGCCATTGAGCTATTGGCAGGCATTCCATCAATCATCTATGGTATGTGGGGCTTGTTCGTGTTCGCGCCGTGGTTTGGCGAAACGGTGCAACCGTGGCTGATTGAGAATCTTGCTCGCCTGCCGATCATCGGTCAGATGTTCGTCGGCGCACCGATTGGTATCGGTCTATTTACCGCAGGTCTTGTACTTGCCATCATGATCATTCCTTTTATCACCGCGACCATGCGCGATGTGTTTTTGGTCGTGCCAAATATGCTCAAAGAATCTGCCTACGGCATGGGTGCGACCACTTGGGAAGTGATGACCAAAGTCGTGCTGCCTTATACCAAAGCTGGTGTCGTCGGCGGTCTGATCTTAGGCTTAGGTCGTGCGCTTGGCGAGACGATGGCGGTGACTTTCTTGATTGGTAATACCTTTAATATCAATGCAAGCCTATTCACATCAGGCGTCTCGATCACATCAGCACTTGCCAATGAATTTGCCGAAGCATCCAGTGAGCTGCACTTATCATCGCTCCTGCACTTAGGTTTAATCCTGTTTGTCATCAGCTTTATTGTGCTAAGCCTATCGAAACTGATGCTGATGAAACTTGACAAAAACGCTGGTAAATAA